A region of Pseudomonas marginalis DNA encodes the following proteins:
- the recJ gene encoding single-stranded-DNA-specific exonuclease RecJ: MRIDPRPLPAVLPFLGELPPLLTRLYAARGVQSEAELDKSLARLIPYQQLKGIDAAVDLLVTALEQRQRILIVGDFDADGATASTVGTLGLRLLGAAHVDYLVPNRFEYGYGLTPEIVAVALQREPQLLITVDNGISSVEGVAAAKAAGLQVLVTDHHLPGDELPAADAIVNPNQPGCEFPSKALAGVGVIFYVLMALRARLRSLGWYENKPQPNIGELLDLVALGSVADVVPLDANNRILVHQGLERIRAGRARPGIKAILEVAKRDAARITSTDLGFILGPRLNAAGRLDDMSLGIECLLTTDFAAAREMAAQLDGMNQDRKSIEQGMQREALAQLKDLPVDSMPYGLCLFDPDWHQGVIGILASRMKERYFRPTIAFADAGDGLLKGSGRSVQGFHIRDALAVVASQHPNLISKYGGHAMAAGLTLPEENFPLFAEAFDAEVRRQLREEDLTGRLLSDGTLAVEEFHLELARALRHAGPWGQHFPEPLFHGVFQLVEQRVVGERHLKVVLKSECGSVKLDGIAFGVDREVWPNPTVRWVELAYKLDVNEFRGNETVQLMIAHIEPR; the protein is encoded by the coding sequence ATGCGTATCGATCCCCGCCCGTTGCCCGCCGTCTTGCCCTTCCTGGGTGAATTGCCACCGCTATTGACCCGTCTCTACGCCGCTCGTGGCGTGCAGTCCGAGGCCGAGCTGGACAAGAGCCTGGCGCGGTTGATTCCCTATCAGCAGCTCAAGGGCATCGACGCGGCGGTGGACTTGCTGGTGACGGCATTGGAGCAGCGCCAGCGCATCCTCATCGTCGGTGACTTCGACGCCGATGGTGCCACCGCCAGCACCGTAGGTACCCTGGGCCTGCGTTTGCTCGGTGCGGCCCATGTCGATTACCTGGTGCCCAACCGCTTCGAATACGGCTATGGGCTGACCCCGGAAATCGTCGCTGTGGCCCTGCAGCGCGAGCCGCAGTTGCTGATCACCGTGGACAATGGCATCTCCAGTGTCGAAGGCGTGGCGGCGGCGAAAGCGGCGGGGTTGCAGGTATTGGTGACCGATCACCACTTGCCTGGTGATGAGCTGCCGGCGGCGGATGCCATCGTCAACCCGAACCAGCCGGGCTGTGAGTTCCCGAGCAAGGCCCTGGCCGGCGTGGGCGTGATCTTCTACGTACTGATGGCCCTGCGCGCGCGTTTGCGCAGTTTGGGCTGGTATGAAAACAAGCCTCAACCCAACATTGGCGAGCTGCTCGACCTGGTCGCCCTGGGCAGCGTCGCCGACGTGGTTCCCCTGGACGCCAATAATCGCATCCTCGTGCATCAGGGCCTGGAGCGTATTCGTGCCGGTCGCGCACGGCCGGGGATCAAGGCGATCCTCGAAGTGGCCAAGCGGGATGCAGCGCGCATCACCTCCACCGACCTCGGCTTTATCCTCGGGCCACGCTTGAACGCCGCCGGGCGCCTGGACGATATGAGCCTGGGCATCGAATGCCTGCTCACCACGGATTTCGCCGCGGCACGGGAAATGGCCGCACAACTGGACGGCATGAACCAGGACCGCAAATCCATCGAGCAGGGCATGCAGCGCGAAGCCCTGGCTCAGCTCAAGGACTTGCCGGTGGACTCAATGCCCTACGGCTTGTGCCTGTTTGATCCGGACTGGCACCAAGGTGTGATCGGCATTCTTGCGTCGCGCATGAAGGAGCGGTACTTCCGCCCCACCATTGCCTTCGCCGATGCAGGCGATGGGCTGCTCAAGGGCTCAGGGCGCTCTGTGCAAGGCTTCCACATCCGCGATGCCCTGGCGGTGGTCGCGAGCCAGCACCCCAACCTGATCAGCAAATATGGCGGCCACGCCATGGCGGCGGGGTTGACCTTGCCCGAGGAAAACTTCCCACTGTTTGCCGAGGCCTTTGACGCCGAAGTGCGTCGGCAGCTGCGCGAAGAAGACCTCACCGGGCGCCTGCTGTCCGATGGCACCCTGGCGGTGGAAGAGTTTCACCTGGAACTGGCGCGCGCATTGCGCCACGCCGGGCCGTGGGGGCAGCACTTTCCCGAGCCGTTGTTCCATGGCGTGTTCCAACTGGTCGAGCAGCGGGTAGTAGGGGAGCGGCACCTGAAAGTGGTGCTCAAGAGCGAATGCGGGTCGGTGAAGCTCGATGGCATTGCCTTCGGCGTCGACCGGGAAGTCTGGCCGAACCCGACCGTGCGTTGGGTGGAGTTGGCCTACAAGCTGGATGTGAACGAGTTTCGTGGCAATGAAACCGTGCAATTGATGATCGCGCATATCGAACCGCGTTAA
- a CDS encoding YaeQ family protein codes for MAQPSTTYKFELNLTDLDRSVYESVKQTIARHPSETEERMTVRLLAYALFYNEQLAFGRGLSDVDEPALWEKSLDDRVLHWIEVGQPDADRLTWCSRRTERTSLLAYGSLRVWEGKVVPVANNLKNVHIAAVPQEILEVLAKDMPRVIKWDVMISEGTIFVTDDRGQHEVQLQWLVGERG; via the coding sequence ATGGCCCAGCCGTCCACGACCTACAAATTCGAACTCAACCTCACCGACCTCGACCGTTCGGTGTACGAGAGCGTCAAGCAGACCATCGCTCGCCACCCCTCGGAAACTGAAGAACGCATGACCGTGCGTCTGCTGGCCTACGCCCTTTTTTACAACGAACAGTTGGCGTTCGGTCGTGGCCTGTCAGATGTAGACGAGCCAGCCCTGTGGGAAAAAAGCCTGGATGATCGGGTTTTGCATTGGATCGAAGTCGGCCAGCCGGATGCCGACCGCCTGACCTGGTGCTCGCGCCGCACCGAGCGCACCAGCCTGCTGGCATACGGCAGCTTGCGCGTTTGGGAGGGCAAAGTGGTGCCGGTGGCGAACAACCTGAAGAATGTACACATCGCAGCAGTGCCCCAGGAGATTCTGGAGGTCCTGGCCAAGGACATGCCCCGCGTGATCAAGTGGGACGTGATGATCAGTGAAGGCACGATCTTCGTCACCGACGACCGTGGCCAGCACGAAGTGCAACTGCAATGGCTGGTCGGCGAACGCGGTTGA